One genomic segment of Rivularia sp. PCC 7116 includes these proteins:
- a CDS encoding helix-turn-helix transcriptional regulator, giving the protein MKIAKDEPPVHLHLLESFDAQWQGLNLIYEIEPRNEMPEIDFGQHFIIIARGDFRASYMFNGSWHEVDYTKGDIAIIPANQGFPKTLIDREVPLLELFIDPTLINRNACELGNVDNIELVPQWHIRDPLIENIGLALKAELELNGAGSKFYAESMATALSIHLLSRYSSRQPQIKQYSDGLSNYKLREVTDYIQENLDKKLTQAELSAIICMSPHYFATLFKQSMGITPYQYVMKSRIEKAKQLLSKRDLTIVEICGEVGFQNKSHFTRVFRQHTKMTPKRFRDGV; this is encoded by the coding sequence GTGAAAATTGCTAAAGATGAGCCTCCGGTACATTTGCATTTATTAGAAAGCTTTGATGCCCAATGGCAGGGCTTGAATCTCATCTATGAAATAGAACCGCGTAATGAAATGCCTGAAATTGATTTTGGTCAGCATTTTATTATCATTGCTCGCGGTGATTTTCGTGCTAGCTATATGTTTAACGGAAGCTGGCATGAAGTAGATTATACTAAAGGTGATATTGCAATTATTCCCGCAAATCAAGGGTTCCCGAAGACGCTAATTGACCGCGAGGTTCCTTTGCTTGAGTTATTTATTGACCCCACACTTATTAATCGGAATGCTTGTGAATTAGGTAATGTAGATAATATTGAGTTAGTTCCGCAATGGCATATACGCGACCCTTTAATTGAAAATATAGGGTTGGCATTAAAGGCAGAATTGGAACTAAACGGCGCAGGAAGCAAGTTTTATGCCGAGTCTATGGCTACAGCGCTATCAATACATTTACTGAGCAGGTATTCATCGCGTCAACCGCAAATTAAACAATACAGCGATGGATTGTCTAATTACAAATTAAGAGAAGTCACCGACTATATTCAAGAAAATTTAGACAAAAAACTAACTCAAGCAGAATTAAGCGCGATTATTTGTATGAGTCCACATTATTTCGCGACTTTGTTTAAACAATCTATGGGAATAACACCCTATCAATATGTAATGAAATCTCGAATTGAAAAAGCAAAGCAATTGTTGTCGAAAAGAGATTTAACAATCGTAGAAATTTGCGGAGAAGTTGGCTTTCAAAATAAAAGTCATTTTACAAGAGTTTTTCGCCAACATACTAAGATGACTCCGAAAAGGTTTCGGGATGGGGTTTAG